One stretch of Oncorhynchus keta strain PuntledgeMale-10-30-2019 chromosome 18, Oket_V2, whole genome shotgun sequence DNA includes these proteins:
- the LOC118397197 gene encoding A-kinase anchor protein 12-like, with protein MAATDACAAPVQEDGTTTTETKTEVEPTNSDTVTEAVTSPPEEVQPAGETTESTEQPADGKAKQASENIFSSFLNKSGLGKVMGGKKKKEQSTEAVEANGEGNTEQKKASAQAEEPAANGTEAAAEDQANEKVPENQVKVRSKSLDRLEDPEALNATVDILEDASAAEESEKPASSATTKHMKRWHSFKKLMAQKSHKKSTEESKDAEGSEGASGGTPGDTSTLDSKASESSGQKRWKLKRSWTFQGLKRDPSVVGISKADKSEKAEGEENPTENDEAAAPETDEAKAQVDGETQEKTNTDGEEEKGATAAPHKSMNQHADEIWTSFKKRVIPKSKRSADTVAASGEEEGVAASELAEQTEEAGKEQAKSAKTKRTHFNRAVSLKNFIMRKGKSTSVDQGDGAPKEGEEAEDGEAKNTEGAAAPAGTSDSRQGEADAAQGESNEVQVVNEHTAADGEAKEPTTSTLSGPEPEKANSAKPAAPAEPVAEVKINGENGCSNGTPEEDAIHNHETTPKKDGPTDEAKQENTNSMKDAKMLNLGTGNAVAQIEKKAGNV; from the exons ATGGCGGCGACAGATGCATGTGCAGCACCTGTACAGGAAGATGGCACCACCACCACCGAGACCAAAACAGAGGTGGAGCCCACAAACTCAGACACTGTCACAGAGGCTGTCACGTCTCCACCCGAAGAGGTACAACCTGCCGGAGAGACCACAGAGAGCACAGAGCAGCCTGCCGATGGCAAAGCTAAACAGGCCTCTGAGAATATTTTCTCTTCCTTCCTGAATAAGAGTGGACTGGGAAAGGTCATgggagggaagaagaagaaggagcagAGCACTGAGGCTGTGGAGGCTAATGGAGAGGGCAACACAGAGCAGAAAAAGGCCTCTGCCCAAGCAGAGGAGCCGGCAGCCAATGGCACAGAGGCAGCGGCAGAGGACCAGGCCAATGAGAAAGTGCCGGAGAACCAGGTGAAGGTCCGATCCAAATCCTTGGACAGGTTAGAGGACCCTGAGGCCCTCAATGCCACAGTGGACATATTGGAAGATGCCTCGGCAGCAGAAGAGTCAGAGAAGCCTGCCTCTAGTGCAACGACCAAACACATGAAACGCTGGCATTCCTTCAAGAAGCTTATGGCCCAGAAGAGTCACAAGAAGAGCACAGAAGAGTCTAAGGACGCTGAGGGCAGCGAGGGTGCATCTGGGGGCACACCTGGTGACACAAGTACACTGGACTCCAAGGCTTCAGAATCCAGTGGCCAGAAACGGTGGAAACTGAAAAGGTCATGGACATTCCAGGGGCTGAAGAGAGACCCGTCTGTCGTAGGCATCAGCAAAGCCGATAAGAGCGAGAAGGCGGAAGGGGAGGAAAACCCCACAGAGAACGATGAAGCGGCTGCGCCTGAAACAGACGAAGCCAAGGCACAGGTAGACGGTGAAACACAGGAGAAGACCAACacagacggagaggaggagaaaggagccACCGCCGCCCCACACAAATCAATGAACCAACACGCAGATGAGATCTGGACCTCCTTCAAGAAACGCGTGATCCCCAAGTCCAAGCGGTCAGCAGACACGGTGGCTGCCAGCGGGGAGGAGGAAGGTGTTGCCGCATCTGAACTGGCCGAGCAGACGGAAGAGGCAGGCAAAGAGCAGGCCAAGTCGGCCAAGACCAAGCGAACGCACTTCAACCGTGCCGTTTCGCTGAAAAACTTCATCATGAGAAAGGGGAAAAGCACCAGCGTGGACCAGGGAGACGGAGCTCCGAAAGAGGGTGAGGAGGCAGAAGACGGGGAGGCGAAGAACACAGAGGGCGCGGCTGCCCCAGCTGGCACGTCTGACAGCCGGCAGGGAGAAGCAGACGCTGCCCAGGGCGAGAGCAACGAGGTTCAGGTGGTCAATGAGCACACAGCCGCCGACGGAGAGGCAAAGGAGCCCACAACGAGCACACTGTCTGGTCCTGAGCCAGAGAAGGCCAACTCAGCTAAGCCCGCAGCACCAGCAGAGCCCGTGGCAGAGGTGAAAATCAACGGTGAGAATGGGTGCTCGAACGGCACGCCCGAAGAAGACGCCATACACAATCATGAAACGACCCCGAAGAAAGACGGACCAACAGACGAGGCCAAACAAGAAAACACAAACTCCATGAAGGATGCGAAGATGCTGAACCTCGGTACAGGAAATGCAGTTGCCCAAATTG AGAAAAAGGCGGGAAACGTGTGA
- the LOC118397196 gene encoding nesprin-1-like isoform X1 — MPVEVQLPAGSHGHHCPCSIGSDIMSEEDERRVATQSVNNPLGLDLILEHTEPLLSESHFLPLLDISEEPQDCLPLGSCLIQDGSLSLDGCVQLERKWVLWHEFMKECSSLGDWLQLAEKSADSPRSANVLFVTAKEELKKFESLRTQAGARLVQLDSLTLRNRTLTRLFDGAMRSRLLGMAKDCGQRWDRLHGTVESVCRRLKHRVSQREEFEGQREEMAVWLADMDLRLTEVEHFSGRDTCDKMRELQTFQEAVGENAGRLNCLLEWGEALIQRSEPEDAQDIEAGLQELLLYCAQVFEGVGRLHTRLLSMRLVYEDDWVLTQASDSGCPSEILLEQDGVFEKSSAPDQRNPPNLDHMVLEWDPSVDIGGPVSQYDADLSYFSSHTDREKPLARDGVKRRSYLSSIDSQSDLNNSAAEDMSLERRFEYAGPEVFSPPTTQSVRDDRPLLSGRWTTSTPDGPSPEPVTFDPARISAWLGQTRGHTVPSRVLSVQQHRAYSKAVQTDSTGKCACCSEGSHSLGDIAVQTHTQELCLAACNSQSCDLQSDTMTCKLQSNPQSPEEELNCNASWEVVHSGQLPSECPDRQTQCSSWPLGALKTLFLVVLLAVFLALLVWPSTLFMDPECHRSNSIARTFQLALSYVNGPPPT; from the exons ATGCCTGTGGAGGTGCAACTCCCAGCCGGTAGTCATGGACACCATTGTCCCTGCAGCATTGGAAGTGACATAATGTCGGAGGAGGATGAACGTCGAGTCGCTACCCAGTCTGTGAACAACCCCTTGGGATtggacctgatcctagagcaCACTGAGCCCCTACTTTCTGAGTCCCACTTCCTTCCTCTTTTAGATATCAGTGAGGAGCCCCAAGACTGTCTGCCACTGGGAAGCTGCTTGATCCAAGATGGAAGCCTGTCTCTGGATGGATGTGTCCA GCTGGAAAGAAAATGGGTGCTATGGCATGAGTTCATGAAGGAGTGCTCCTCTCTCGGCGACTGGCTCCAATTGGCTGAGAAGTCTGCCGACTCCCCGAGATCTGCCAATGTGCTCTTTGTCACTGCCAAGGAGGAGCTCAAGAAATTTGAG AGCCTGAGGACCCAGGCTGGGGCCCGGTTAGTGCAGCTGGACAGTCTGACCCTTAGGAACAGGACCCTGACCAGGCTCTTTGATGGGGCCATGCGGTCACGCCTGCTTGGAATGGCCAAGGACTGTGGTCAGCGCTGGGACCGCCTACACGGAACCGTTGAGAGTGTCTGCCGCAGACTTAAG CACCGTGTGTCCCAGCGGGAGGAGTTTGAGGGCCAGAGGGAGGAGATGGCTGTGTGGCTTGCTGACATGGACCTTAGGCTGACCGAGGTGGAACACTTCTCTGGAAGGGACACCTGTGACAAGATGCGGGAGCTGCAG aCCTTCCAGGAGGCAGTGGGGGAGAATGCGGGGCGCCTGAACTGTCTCCTGGAGTGGGGTGAGGCGCTAATCCAGAGGAGCGAGCCAGAGGATGCCCAAGACATCGAGGCGGGGCTGCAGGAGCTGCTGCTCTACTGTGCCCAAGTATTTGAGGGAGTGGGCCGTCTGCACACACGCCTGCTCAGCATGAGACTG GTGTATGAGGATGACTGGGTACTGACTCAAGCCTCTGACTCCGGCTGTCCATCTGAGATCCTGTTGGAGCAGGATGGTGTGTTTGAGAAGAGCAGCGCCCCAGACCAGCGTAACCCCCCCAACCTGGACCACATGGTGCTGGAGTGGGACCCCTCCGTCGACATCGGGGGCCCCGTCTCCCAATATGACGCTGACTTGTCATATTTCAGCTCTCACACAG ATCGAGAGAAGCCATTGGCCAGAGATGGTGTGAAGAGGCGGAGTTACCTCAGCTCCATAGACTCTCAGTCTGATCTAAATAACAGCGCAGCAGAGGACATG AGTCTGGAGAGGAGGTTTGAGTATGCAGGTCCAGAGGTGTTCTCACCTCCCACAACCCAGAGTGTCAGAGATGACAGACCTCTACTCTCTGGCCGCTGGACGACCTCCACGCCCGACGGACCCTCCCCGGAGCCTGTGACCTTTGACCCTGCTCGCATCAGCGCTTGGCTGGGACAGACGCGTGGCCACACCGTCCCCTCTAGGGTCCTTTCGGTCCAACAGCACAGAGCCTACTCCAAGGCTGTCCAGACCGACAGTACTGGGAAG TGTGCTTGTTGCTCTGAGGGAAGCCACAGTCTTGGGGACATTGCTGTTCAGACACACACCCAGGAGCTGTGCTTGGCCGCCTGCAACTCACAGTCATGTGACCTCCAGTCTGATACGATGACTTGTAAACTTCAATCAAACCCACAG TCTCCAGAGGAAGAGCTGAACTGCAATGCCTCATGGGAGGTGGTCCATAGTGGGCAACT GCCAAGTGAGTGCCCAGACAGACAAACCCAGTGCAGCTCGTGGCCCCTGGGGGCACTAAAGACTCTGTTCCTGGTCGTCCTGCTGGCTGTGTTCCTAGCCCTGCTGGTCTGGCCCTCAACACTCTTCATGGACCCAGAGTGCCACCGCTCCAACTCCATTGCTCGTACCTTCCAACTGGCCCTGAGTTACGTCAACGGGCCCCCGCCAACCTGA
- the LOC118397196 gene encoding nesprin-1-like isoform X2, giving the protein MPVEVQLPAGSHGHHCPCSIGSDIMSEEDERRVATQSVNNPLGLDLILEHTEPLLSESHFLPLLDISEEPQDCLPLGSCLIQDGSLSLDGCVQLERKWVLWHEFMKECSSLGDWLQLAEKSADSPRSANVLFVTAKEELKKFESLRTQAGARLVQLDSLTLRNRTLTRLFDGAMRSRLLGMAKDCGQRWDRLHGTVESVCRRLKHRVSQREEFEGQREEMAVWLADMDLRLTEVEHFSGRDTCDKMRELQTFQEAVGENAGRLNCLLEWGEALIQRSEPEDAQDIEAGLQELLLYCAQVFEGVGRLHTRLLSMRLVYEDDWVLTQASDSGCPSEILLEQDGVFEKSSAPDQRNPPNLDHMVLEWDPSVDIGGPVSQYDADLSYFSSHTDREKPLARDGVKRRSYLSSIDSQSDLNNSAAEDMSLERRFEYAGPEVFSPPTTQSVRDDRPLLSGRWTTSTPDGPSPEPVTFDPARISAWLGQTRGHTVPSRVLSVQQHRAYSKAVQTDSTGKCACCSEGSHSLGDIAVQTHTQELCLAACNSQSCDLQSDTMTCKLQSNPQSPEEELNCNASWEVVHSGQLHFPPSLGQVSAQTDKPSAARGPWGH; this is encoded by the exons ATGCCTGTGGAGGTGCAACTCCCAGCCGGTAGTCATGGACACCATTGTCCCTGCAGCATTGGAAGTGACATAATGTCGGAGGAGGATGAACGTCGAGTCGCTACCCAGTCTGTGAACAACCCCTTGGGATtggacctgatcctagagcaCACTGAGCCCCTACTTTCTGAGTCCCACTTCCTTCCTCTTTTAGATATCAGTGAGGAGCCCCAAGACTGTCTGCCACTGGGAAGCTGCTTGATCCAAGATGGAAGCCTGTCTCTGGATGGATGTGTCCA GCTGGAAAGAAAATGGGTGCTATGGCATGAGTTCATGAAGGAGTGCTCCTCTCTCGGCGACTGGCTCCAATTGGCTGAGAAGTCTGCCGACTCCCCGAGATCTGCCAATGTGCTCTTTGTCACTGCCAAGGAGGAGCTCAAGAAATTTGAG AGCCTGAGGACCCAGGCTGGGGCCCGGTTAGTGCAGCTGGACAGTCTGACCCTTAGGAACAGGACCCTGACCAGGCTCTTTGATGGGGCCATGCGGTCACGCCTGCTTGGAATGGCCAAGGACTGTGGTCAGCGCTGGGACCGCCTACACGGAACCGTTGAGAGTGTCTGCCGCAGACTTAAG CACCGTGTGTCCCAGCGGGAGGAGTTTGAGGGCCAGAGGGAGGAGATGGCTGTGTGGCTTGCTGACATGGACCTTAGGCTGACCGAGGTGGAACACTTCTCTGGAAGGGACACCTGTGACAAGATGCGGGAGCTGCAG aCCTTCCAGGAGGCAGTGGGGGAGAATGCGGGGCGCCTGAACTGTCTCCTGGAGTGGGGTGAGGCGCTAATCCAGAGGAGCGAGCCAGAGGATGCCCAAGACATCGAGGCGGGGCTGCAGGAGCTGCTGCTCTACTGTGCCCAAGTATTTGAGGGAGTGGGCCGTCTGCACACACGCCTGCTCAGCATGAGACTG GTGTATGAGGATGACTGGGTACTGACTCAAGCCTCTGACTCCGGCTGTCCATCTGAGATCCTGTTGGAGCAGGATGGTGTGTTTGAGAAGAGCAGCGCCCCAGACCAGCGTAACCCCCCCAACCTGGACCACATGGTGCTGGAGTGGGACCCCTCCGTCGACATCGGGGGCCCCGTCTCCCAATATGACGCTGACTTGTCATATTTCAGCTCTCACACAG ATCGAGAGAAGCCATTGGCCAGAGATGGTGTGAAGAGGCGGAGTTACCTCAGCTCCATAGACTCTCAGTCTGATCTAAATAACAGCGCAGCAGAGGACATG AGTCTGGAGAGGAGGTTTGAGTATGCAGGTCCAGAGGTGTTCTCACCTCCCACAACCCAGAGTGTCAGAGATGACAGACCTCTACTCTCTGGCCGCTGGACGACCTCCACGCCCGACGGACCCTCCCCGGAGCCTGTGACCTTTGACCCTGCTCGCATCAGCGCTTGGCTGGGACAGACGCGTGGCCACACCGTCCCCTCTAGGGTCCTTTCGGTCCAACAGCACAGAGCCTACTCCAAGGCTGTCCAGACCGACAGTACTGGGAAG TGTGCTTGTTGCTCTGAGGGAAGCCACAGTCTTGGGGACATTGCTGTTCAGACACACACCCAGGAGCTGTGCTTGGCCGCCTGCAACTCACAGTCATGTGACCTCCAGTCTGATACGATGACTTGTAAACTTCAATCAAACCCACAG TCTCCAGAGGAAGAGCTGAACTGCAATGCCTCATGGGAGGTGGTCCATAGTGGGCAAC TccatttccctccttctctagGCCAAGTGAGTGCCCAGACAGACAAACCCAGTGCAGCTCGTGGCCCCTGGGGGCACTAA